TAGGAAACCCAGAGAAAAAAAACTTCCTGGGTTGGCTACATCAGTTCTTAGCCTAACTGTGTTTCCACAACTGTTATAATTCTGATAAAATTTAGGGGATCAAGAAAAAAATGTAATCAAGTTCTTATCCTGATTTCTGATATAATTTGGAAACTTTCATCAATTTTTAAACTTCTAAAAAACAACCTTTGAAAAACAACATCAACCCTTAAGAATGAACCGTTTTCGTACTGCTTGTTCAACCCTAGATGAATTTATTGTTACGGCTGAAGTCGCACCCCCAAAAGGCACAGATCCAAACCACATGATTGAAATGGTTAGACTGCTCAAAGGTCGTGTTCATGGAGTTAATATTACCGATGGTAGTCGGGCTGTTTTAGGTATGAGTTCCCTCGCGGCTTCCATTATTCTGCTGCATCACGGAGTCGAACCCATTTGCCAAGTGGCTTGTCGCGATCGCAATCGAATCGGATTACAATCAGATTTATTAGGAGCCCATGCGTTAGGAATTAGAAATATTTTAGCCTTAACCGGTGATCCGGTCAAAGCAGGAGATCACCCCGATGCAAAAGCCGTTTTTGATTTAGAATCAGTTCGTTTATTACAAGCCATTGATAAACTCAATCACGGCTTAGATTGGAATCAAAAACCCTTACCCGATGGCGCAACAGACTTATTTGCAGGTGCTGCGGTTGATCCCCAATCTTCCAGTTGGTCAGGCTTACAAAGCCGCTTTGAACGAAAACTGCAAGCCGGAGCCCAATTTTTTCAAAGTCAATTAATCACCGATTTTGAAAAATTAGATAAATTTATGACCGAAATTGCCGCCGGAACTCAAAAACCCATTTTAGCCGGAATTTTTCTATTAAAATCGGCTAAAAATGCACGATTTATTAATAAATTTGTTCCCGGTGTTCATATTCCTGATAGCATTATTAATCGCTTAGAACAAGCAAAAAATCCCTTAGAAGAAGGCATTTTAATTGCTTCTGAACAAGTTAAAATTGCCCGTCAACTTTGCCAAGGTGTGCATATTATGGCAGTTAAACGGGAAGATTTAATTCCTAAAATCTTAGATTTAGCTGGAATTAAACCTTTATAGGAAAGAACGAAGATGGGGAACAGAGGCGATTTCTTATGAAACAACCGGAACCTTTTGAGCAATTTTATTATTCAATTCCAAAGTTAAATTATCCTCACTGCGATAAGCTTCCCAAGCTCCCGATGATAAACGGCTAATTTGCCATTGTCCCTGAAGATAATTTTCATCCTCAGAGACAGTACCCGTATAACTTACCAAGTCAGGAGAAGTCGTTAAATATTGTTTCGTGAAACTCACTCCACGACCCACCACTGTCCCACTAATTTGAGCTTCTCCCAAATAACCCTCATCTAAAATATTCCCCGCCAAAGTATTCCCGCTTTGAATAAATGTCACTTCAAAACGAGTTGGAACTCCCTGTTGCCAATAGGTTCCTAGCCAAATTCCACTTAAATCAGCCATATTTTATCGTTAATCGTAGTTTCAAAATCAGTATTAATTTGGACAACTTTGCCCTATTGATAAATTAACAAAATTTGAAACTTGACAGGGAGTGGGCAGATGAGCCACTAAAGTTCTTGTCCAAGGCGATAAAATATCCTCCCTGGGAATCTTGAGAAATTGTACCCGCAAACTGGGCATAACTGAACTTGCAGCTTGATCCAGTTTAAACTTAGAACCCGTTTGATTAGTGCGGTAAACCCAACGTTGATTTTTATGACCGATAATCATCCGCCAACCCGTCACTAAACTTTGGGTACAAAACATCCCCGGTTCTGCTAACCCTAAACAGCCATCGGGCCATAGTTGTTCCTCCACCGCTTCCAAAGTTAATTCAGAACGCGATAAACCCGACTGTTGATGGATATCCTCAAACACAGTTTCTAAGAGGGAAGAAGGTACCTTAAAGGAATGATTTTGAGATTCTAAGCGAATATTTCTACCCTGAGCATCTGTACGATAAACCCAAGTTTGGTGGCTATCGGACACCACCACTCGCCATCCTCGCACCAACATTTGTCCACACACTTCCTCTGCTGCTGCGAGTCCTAAACAGGTATCGGGCCAAGTTTGTTGACGCGCTTCCACTATTTTAAGATCGGTGAGCGCAACTCCTGATTGTTTAGCAATCATTTCCCGAACCTTTGTATCGACTAAAACGGGTAAAACCGGAGCAGCCTCGGCAGAATATTCTACCCATTCGGGATTTAATGGCTTTGTTTCAAAAACAACTGGAAGGGTTTTCGGTAACTGTCCTTTAACATTAAATAAAGGGTTCGGTAACACGCGATAAGTCGGTGTCACCTGCGAAGCAACTGTGGTGTTTGGGGATAGATCCCATAAGGATTGATTTTCAGGCTCAACAGAAGCAGAGAGACGCTTTTGAGCAACTGTCATGGAGTGAGAAAGCAGGGCTTGGGTCTGAGCAAAAGCAGATTGTACAACCGTTGGATAAGCTTCTAAAGCTAAAACGCCAGTCAACATCAACGCCAAAATCAAAGGGCGCGGCTGCTTCTCATTTACAGTGGAAGTCGCTCTCCAGCGACGTTTGGAGGGGCTAGGTTTCATGGGGAAGCATCCACGAATACTGGACAACTTATGGCACAGATGACACAGACATTCCAAGATTTGTTTCCTCTGATACAGTCAAATCCTGTCATCCGGGAAAAATCCCTATCTTAGAACATCAAACTGTGCCAAGAGAGCTTCAACAACCTGAGTCTATTTTCCGGTATCGTTACCCAACTTTAGGGATACAGTTCAATTCTGTCCCAGGGAAACGACTTGAAAAACTCGGTTTCTGGGTAAGAGGAACAGACCCACAACTGTAGATTAGCCTGAAACCTTACTCAAGATTAGCGATTGCGCCCCATCCTAACATATCAATTACTGAATTGCCTACAGTTTGGGTTGAATGATTCCAAGACCTGCTAGGTTAATAATACCGTCAAAAATGGGAGCCAACAAAAATGGACATTTTGTTAGAAGGAGGATCGGTTTTACGCGAGCGAGATTACACGCTGATTATTGATAGTAGTAATAGTATGGCAACCCTTGAACAATCCGAAGGCAAAAGTCGCTGGGAGTTGCTTCAAGAATCGATTTTAGCGATCGCCAGCTATTGTGAACAATTTGATCCTGATGGGATTACGCTTTATTTATTTTCTGATCAATTTCAACGCTATGAAAAAGTCACATCTGACAAAGTAATTTATATCTTTGAACAACATCAACCCTCTGGAACAAATCGTTTATCTCCGGTGCTAAAAGATGCGACCGATAACTATTTTGGACGTCGCGCAACGGAACAAGCCAAAGCCAATGGCGAAACAATTATTATTGTAACGTCTGGAGAAATTGAAAATCCCACCGCCCTCAGACAGATTATGATTGATGCTGCTAATCAACTGAACCGAGATGAAGAATTAGCCATTGAACTGATTCAAGTGGGTTCTAACTCCGATGTAACAGAATTTTTCCATATCCTTGATGACGATTTACAAAGTCAGGGTGCTAAATTTGATATTTGTAATACCATTACTTTATCGGATTTAGGAGCGATGAGTTTAATGGATGTGTTACTCAAAGCCATTGTTGATTAAATAATAAATCAGGTAAAACCGGAGTCTTTAACGGATTTAACCCTTGATTTATAGTATTTTATGAAGAGAATTCTTTTGATTTTTAGGGGTTGCTCATCATGTTAGACTCCTCCCTGCAAATGCTCGTCTCCCAATCTATCAAAACCTTAGATTCTATTTTGATAGATGGAACTTTGCCTGCATCAGAACGGGCTGCTGTTGCCTTTAAAATATTAGAATTGGCACAGAATATTACCCCAACGGTTTCTTCTGATTCACCGTCTGCGATCGCCCAAACCCAACTTTTATCTTTACCCAAACTTAATTTTACCGATCCCAAACTCTTTTTACATTTAGCAGCCTATCGAGATTCTGAACTCATTCCTACCCTTAAAGATGCGTTAAAAAAAGCCCACCGTCCTGAAAAAATAACCTTTGGAATTGTTTGGCAATTTATTCCAGGGGAAGATGAAATAATCACCGAAAAAATGCAAGAATTCCCCTGTAAAATGATAGAAATTGATGCCCGACAATCCCTCGGTGTTTGTTGGGCAAGATCCCTCGGTCAACGCTTACTCCATGATGAAGATTTTATTTTACAATTAGATAGTCATCATCGGTTTGTCGAAGGGTGGGATAGTTTATTACTCCAACAACTTGCCCAATGTCCGAGCCCCAAACCTGTCCTTTCTGCCTATACTCCCCCTTATATTCCCCCCGATGAAATTCCCCCAGGATATCCCTGTACTCGTTTAACCGCCCATCATTTTGATGAACATGGGATTCTGAGTTTTATTGCTGGAGAAAGTTTAGCATCCTATTCTGAACCTCAGTTAGGAATGTTTCTAGCCGGTGGATTTATTTTCGCCCCCCGACAATTTTATTTAGACGTTCCCTATGATCCCTTTTTGTATTTTCGCGGAGAAGAAATTACCCTTTCAACGAGAGCTTGGACAAAAGGATGGGATATTTTCTATCCTCATCAAATTACAATTTATCACTATTATACTCGCACCAATGCTAAAAAACATTGGGATATTAATTCCGAATGGTACAAATTAGAACAAAAATCCAGAGAACGCATCAAAAAAATATTAAGAATTACTTCTTTAGAAACCGAGAGTTTAGAAATTTATGATATCGGCAATATCAGAACACTAGAAGACTATCAAAATTTTTGTGGGATTAATTTCAAAACTCAAGAAATATCAGAAACTGCCTCAAAAGGAATCCCAACAAAATCAGTTATAGCGCTACGCGCAAGGGAACAGGGAACAGGGAACAGTAAGAATTGAAAGGGTTTTAGAGTTTAAAAATGTCCTAACCGTAATGCGTAGCACTATATTAGTAAACAGTGATCATGATTAATCATCTATCTCAAGCTTTCGGTCAATTATATGGAATTGGTGTAGGGCCCGGTGATCCTGAATTAATTACCTTAAAAGGCTATCATCTTTTGCAGCAAGTTCCAATTGTCGCCTTTCCATCAGGAATTGGGGAAAAACCAGGAATAGCTGAACAAATTATTACCCCTTGGTTAAAATCTGATCAGCTTAAACTTCCCTTAACCTTTCCCTATGTTCAAGATGATGCCCTTCTCCATCAAGCATGGCAACAAGCTGCTGAAATTGTTTGGCTTTATTTAGAACAAGGACAGGATGTGGCGTTTGTTTGCGAAGGAGATGTCAGTTTTTATAGTACCTTCACCTATTTGGCACAAACCCTGAAAAAAATTCGTCCTGAAGTGGTAGTGCAGACCATCCCTGGAATTTGCTCTCCCCTCGCGGCGGTAGCAAGTTTGGGTATTCCCCTCACCATTCGGGATCAAAAGTTGGCAATTTTACCTGCAATTTATGCGATCGCCGACTTAGAAACAACCCTGCACCAGGCGGATGTTGTGGTGTTGATGAAAGTTAGTTCCGTTTATCAGCAAGTTTGGGACGTGTTACAACGCTTCAATTTGCTAGAACACGCTTATATTGTAGAAAGGGCGACCCTACCTAACCAAGTGATTTATGCTGGGTTAAGCGATCGCCCCCATTTGCGTTTATCCTATTTTTCTATCCTGATTATCAAAACAACCTTGGCTCACACCAGCAAGCAAACGTGCTAAAACAGATAGGATTAATTAAATTTGTAATTTTATTCAAGTTTAAACTTTAACGTTTATTATGACGGCTTCGACAACCTCCTTAACTGAATTTTTTCCCCCCACCTTTCGCCCACCCGTTGTATTGTGTGTGTTGGCATCCTTGGGCGTTCATGGCTTATTTGCTGCCAATATTCAATATATTAATTTTTACTCTAAATCGATTAAATTACCCCCAACGGTTCAAGTCGTTGAACTCTCTCCTGAACAAATTAGTCGCGTTTATCCGGCGCCTCCCCCTAAATTATCGTTTACCCCCTTAAACTCTCTTTCCTCATCTTTATCCGTTCTTCCCGTCCCTTCGACCGATAATATTGTTCCCCCCCCTGCACCGCAAGACTTTATGCAGGCGTCATCCCTCCCGATGTGGCCAACAAATATTCCCTTACCACCTCCGAGTAATTCCCCTGGTGTACCCAGCTATCGTTTACCCCCCGTTGTTTCTCAAGGGTCTAATTCTCATTCTAATCTTCTCAATTCCGGTTCTATGGGATTTCTCCCGAACTCTAATGCGTCTTTATCCTTTGTTCCAGGGCCACCTTTAAGTTTCGATAACTCTAATCCTCCCCCTCCCTCTGAACAATCTGGACAGTTAAAACAACCTGGAAGTTTACCCCCAAATAATGAATTAGCCTTGCGACAACAGTTAATCCGAGATTTAGGCCAGGATGTTGATTGTCCGCCAATATTTAATAATGCCAATTGCACTCCTAAAACCCCTAATCAGAATAACAATACAAATACTCCCCCCAATACTCCCCCCCCTGGAAATAATTCCAACGTTCAACCCTCTCACCCCAAAGGTTCAATTTTGGCAGGACTGGAAAATAGCTTGCAACAACAACCTTCTAATTCCAACCCCAAACCTCCTGAAGGTGTCGTTAATGAACAGCAAACAGCAATGTTACAAGGAGGAAGTGCCTATCTTAACTGGGTCAATGGTCTACTCACCAACTATCCCAATTTAGAAACCTCCTCCCCCATCGGAGTTAACAATTTATATCCCAATGCGGCTTGTGAACAAAAGCTAACGGGGAAAGCGTTAATTGGGGTAGCGGTGGGTGAAACCGGGGAGATTTTACAAGGGCCAGAAGTTTTATTAGCCACAGGTTATCCGGTGTTGGATGATGCGGCAAAAGCAGCAGTCCAGGAAATGACCTTTGACCCGACAAATTCACCAAAAGCTTATCAAATTCAATTTCAGTTTAATAGTGAAGAAAATTGCAGAACAGTGAATAATCAAACTCCCCAACCTGCTAATACACCTGTGGT
The sequence above is a segment of the Planktothrix tepida PCC 9214 genome. Coding sequences within it:
- a CDS encoding methylenetetrahydrofolate reductase; translation: MNRFRTACSTLDEFIVTAEVAPPKGTDPNHMIEMVRLLKGRVHGVNITDGSRAVLGMSSLAASIILLHHGVEPICQVACRDRNRIGLQSDLLGAHALGIRNILALTGDPVKAGDHPDAKAVFDLESVRLLQAIDKLNHGLDWNQKPLPDGATDLFAGAAVDPQSSSWSGLQSRFERKLQAGAQFFQSQLITDFEKLDKFMTEIAAGTQKPILAGIFLLKSAKNARFINKFVPGVHIPDSIINRLEQAKNPLEEGILIASEQVKIARQLCQGVHIMAVKREDLIPKILDLAGIKPL
- a CDS encoding GlcNAc-transferase family protein, with amino-acid sequence MLDSSLQMLVSQSIKTLDSILIDGTLPASERAAVAFKILELAQNITPTVSSDSPSAIAQTQLLSLPKLNFTDPKLFLHLAAYRDSELIPTLKDALKKAHRPEKITFGIVWQFIPGEDEIITEKMQEFPCKMIEIDARQSLGVCWARSLGQRLLHDEDFILQLDSHHRFVEGWDSLLLQQLAQCPSPKPVLSAYTPPYIPPDEIPPGYPCTRLTAHHFDEHGILSFIAGESLASYSEPQLGMFLAGGFIFAPRQFYLDVPYDPFLYFRGEEITLSTRAWTKGWDIFYPHQITIYHYYTRTNAKKHWDINSEWYKLEQKSRERIKKILRITSLETESLEIYDIGNIRTLEDYQNFCGINFKTQEISETASKGIPTKSVIALRAREQGTGNSKN
- a CDS encoding precorrin-2 C(20)-methyltransferase, with the translated sequence MINHLSQAFGQLYGIGVGPGDPELITLKGYHLLQQVPIVAFPSGIGEKPGIAEQIITPWLKSDQLKLPLTFPYVQDDALLHQAWQQAAEIVWLYLEQGQDVAFVCEGDVSFYSTFTYLAQTLKKIRPEVVVQTIPGICSPLAAVASLGIPLTIRDQKLAILPAIYAIADLETTLHQADVVVLMKVSSVYQQVWDVLQRFNLLEHAYIVERATLPNQVIYAGLSDRPHLRLSYFSILIIKTTLAHTSKQTC
- a CDS encoding energy transducer TonB, with protein sequence MTASTTSLTEFFPPTFRPPVVLCVLASLGVHGLFAANIQYINFYSKSIKLPPTVQVVELSPEQISRVYPAPPPKLSFTPLNSLSSSLSVLPVPSTDNIVPPPAPQDFMQASSLPMWPTNIPLPPPSNSPGVPSYRLPPVVSQGSNSHSNLLNSGSMGFLPNSNASLSFVPGPPLSFDNSNPPPPSEQSGQLKQPGSLPPNNELALRQQLIRDLGQDVDCPPIFNNANCTPKTPNQNNNTNTPPNTPPPGNNSNVQPSHPKGSILAGLENSLQQQPSNSNPKPPEGVVNEQQTAMLQGGSAYLNWVNGLLTNYPNLETSSPIGVNNLYPNAACEQKLTGKALIGVAVGETGEILQGPEVLLATGYPVLDDAAKAAVQEMTFDPTNSPKAYQIQFQFNSEENCRTVNNQTPQPANTPVVSSPPPAQPTPPTSKTEQPTNPVEQKPPESDQPNPELSPSPQPQPESNP